TCAGCTCTTCCGGCGTCGGCAGGAAGTCGGGATGGGCCCAGATCCGGTCGAGTCCCTCGATGTCGGTGGCGGCCAGCACCTCACGGCAGAAGCGCTGTCCGTGAACGGCCGCAGCCTGGCTCGGGTCGGCCCGCAGGAGCTGCGCGAACAGCGCGTGAGCGCCTTCCTGGTCGGCGAGCCGGCGGTCAACCACCGCCTCGATCGCGGCCAGGGCCGGCAGCCGGCCGGCAAGGGCCCGACCGCAGATCACAGTGGTGTAGCCCTCGGTGAGGGACAGGAGCACCTCGAGGCGGCCGATGGCGGCCTGGAGCGCGGGGCTGGGTGGGCCCAGCATCCCCTGGTCGCCCTCGAGCACCTCCTGGAGGTTCTCGAGCCGGCCAAGGTCGAGGGACTGCAACCGGTCCATCAGGCCGGAGGGATCGGGATCAGTCTGCCGCGCGATCTCCGCGATCATCGTGTGGAGGTGGTCGACCATCCACGGGACCTCGGTGGAAAGCCGCTGGCGGACCACCTCGTGAGCGGCGAGCCAGAGGCGGAACTGATCGACCGGCACGCCCGACGCCTGCTCGACCTCGTGCACGTTCTCGGGCAGCACCAGCACGCGGCCGGCGTCGGCCGCGGGCAGGGAGAGGTCGTACTGGGACAGGACGAGCCGGGCCAGCTGGCCGACCAGCGTGCCGACCTGGAGCCCGGTGAGCAAGCTGCCAACGCGGCCCATCACGTCGCCCATCTCGGCCGGCATCCCGGGTACCGCTCCCGACCCCATGGCCTCGCTGACCCGCCGGGCGCCGGGTTCGACCAGCGGCGCGAACGTGGGCAGGACCGCCTCGGCCCAGTCCGGGCGGCTCACCGGCCTGGCGGTCAGGGCGAGGCCGCCCCCGGGCAGGGTGGTGGCCGGGTCGACCCAGAGCTCGGCCAGGCGCAGGCGCTCGTCCCACTCCCGCCGCTCGCCCGGGGGAGGAGCCTGGGACGGGCGCGGGAGCTCCGGGACGCCCCCGAGTGCGTCGGCACCGGCCGCGGTCGCGACGGCCACCTGGCGGGCCAGCTCCCAGTTCACCGGCCCGGTACCGCCGGCAAGGAGCCGCGCGAACTCGCGGAACAGCGGGATGCGGCCGAAGAAGTCTGCACCCTCGCCGGGAAGCTCGCTCATGGCGCCCAGCTTATGCCTGGAGCCGCCGCAATGACGGGGGTGCATGGCCCCGGGCGAGGACGGGGGTGCATGCCACGGGGCGAGGACGGGGGTGCATGCCACGGGGCGAGGACGGGGGTGCATGCCACGGGGCGCCGGGTCGGGCCCTGCCAAGTGCCGGGACCACGGGTAGCCTGGGATGCCGCGAAGAGAAAGGTGGTTGTCCGGTGGCACGAACAGTCGCGTTGGTGGGCGCGGTCCACCCGGCCGCGAGAGGGCTGGCGCTCGCGCTGGAGAACGATCCCTCGGTCGAGCGGGTGCTCGGGTTGTCGACCCACGAGCCGCCCCTGCTCGGACCGAAGTTCGAGCTGGTGCAGGCGTCCCCAGGCGAGGAGCGTTTCGCCGCCGCCCTGGCCGAGGCCGAAACGGTCGTGCTGTTCCCTCTGCTGGAGGCGGCCGACCGGGATGGGGGGCGGCGTGCCCGCTTCGTCGAGGGGATCCGGGTCGCCCTCGAGGCCGCCCAGCGAGCGTCCACGATCGTGCTGTGGTCGAGCGGAGTCGTGTACGGCGCCCACCCCGGCAACCCGGTCCCGATCACCGAGGCGCAGCCGGTCCGGCCCAACGCCGGCTTCGCCCCGGCCGAGGCGCTCGCGGACGCCGAGCAGCTCGTGCTCGGCGCGGCCGCCGGGCAGGCGGGCCGCTCGGTGACCGTCCTGCGCGCCGCCGCGGTCTGGGCGCCGGCGTGGGGCACCTTCCTGTCGCGGGTCCTGCGGGCCCCGGTCATCCTCGGCGTGCGCGGCTACGACCCGCCGGTCCAGGCCCTGCACCCCGACGACGCGGTCAGCGCCCTGGCCCTGGCCGCCACCGGGGGCCTGTCGGGCACCTACAACGTGGCTCCCGACGACTCGGTGCCGGCCCGGACCGTCGCCCGGGCAGTGAGGCGCCGTCGCGTGGAGCTACCCGAGCGGGCCGCCTCGGCAGCCGCCGAGCAGCTCCGGGGCCTCGGGGTCGCAGCGACCAGACCGGGGGAGCTGGGCTACCACATGCACCCCTGGGTGCTCGACCCAGGCCGGCTGCGGGCAGCCGGCTGGGCGCCCACCCGGTCGACCACGGAGGCGCTGGCCGACGCGGCCCGCGGTCTCGCCGACGGCGTGCTGGTCGGGCGGGTCGAGGTCCGGCGCGGCGACGTGCTCCGGGGAGCCGCAGCCGCCGTGGCCGTGTTCGCGGCCGTGGCCGTCGCCCGCCGCCAGGGCCGCCGCCGGTGACGAACCCCCGCGCGTGGGGACCCCGGCCCGCGCGCGCTGACGAACCCCCGGCCGCGCCCTTGACGAACCCGCCGGCCGCGTGCTGACGAACCCGCCGGCCTGCGCGTGCGGTCAGGCCCGGTACTAGGATGATCGCGACGCTCGCCACCAGGGCGGCGCGAGTGGCGGGAGGTGTGGTGCGGCAGCGCGTCACCGCTGGCGTCGGTGCCGTCATCCTCGTCGCGGTCATCTTCGCCCTGAACTTCTACCAGCTGCCGGTGGTGGCGCTCTCGCCCGGGCCAACCGAGGACGTCCTCTCCCGGATAAAGGTGCGCGGCCGGACGCCGGTCTACGAGTCCAAGGGCCAGCTGTATCTCACCTCGGTCGGCATCGACGACAACGTCCGCTTCTACGAGGCCCTGCTCGACCTGGCCAACCCCGACGTGCAGATGCTGCCCCGAGCCGACCTCTACCCGGAGGGCGAGACCACCGAGGAGATCGACCGGCGCAACGCCGTCGACATGGACGACTCCAAGCTGAACGCGACCGTTGTGGCCCTGCGCGAGCTCGGCTACAAGGTGAACCCGTCGGCCACCCAGGTCGTCGACGTGGCCAAGGGCGCCCCGGCCGAGGGCAGGCTGCGCGCCGGCGACGAGATCGTTCGCGTCGACGGCCGCCTGGTGTCGAGCATCGCCGACGTCCAGCGGGCGATCGGGAAGCACAAGCCGGGGGAGCGGGTGCGGTTGCTGGTGCGCCGAGGAAGGGCCCAGGTCGACGTGACGGTAGGCACCAGGGCCTCCTCCGAGCCACCGGCGCGACCCCAGGTCGGGGTGGTGCTGCGCGACGAGTTCCGGCGGCTGCCGATCGACCTGACGATCGACACCGAGAACATCGGGGGCCCGTCGGCCGGGCTGATGTTCGCGCTCTCGATCATGGACAAGCTCACCCCGAACGACCTGACCGCCGGGCGCAAGATCGCCGGGACCGGTGAGATCTCGATGGAAGGCGAGGTGGGCCGCATCGGCGCCATCCAGGAGAAGCTGATCGCGGCCAAACGCCAGGGAGCGACGATCTTCCTCGTGCCGGCAGGCAACTGCGACGAGGCCAGGCGCACGGCGCCTGCGGGGCTCCTCCTGGTCCGGGTGGCCACCCTGGACGACGCGCTCCGGTTCCTGCGCCAGGAGCCGGCCGACGCGTCGGCCCTGGCCTGTTGAGCCCGTCTGACTCCCGGAGTCAACCTCGCGGACCGGTCGAGGTTGGCCCCGGGAGCCAGGTCGGGTGCTGCCCCGGCCGCCGCCGGCCGGAGGCTGTCACTGGCCCGCGAGGCGGCGCCCGGCGAGCGGGGCGATCAGGGGTGGTCCAGCCGGATGACCGGGCCCGGGGCCGCCGGTCGGGGACCAGGCGGTGTGGCGGACGCCTGCGACGCGGAAGCCTTGGTGGGGCCTTGCCGGCTCCTCGGGGGTGGGGACGCGGACGGCGGGGGTGGGGACGCGGACGGCGTCGGCCCGGTTGCGGTCGTCGCGCTCCGGAGCGCCCTTCCCGCGCCTGCCGGTGCCCGTCACCGCCAGCGCCGCGCTGGCCACCAGGAGCACCATCGCGAGCGTGATGATGACGGCCATCCGTGGCACCTCGCTTCCATGGGTGGGCGCTGCCGCTGCGGGCGGCGCTGCCTTTCGTGTACTCAGGCGCCACCGGGGCCCCGAAGGGTACGGGTCCACAGACGGTCACTTCGGGACCGCCCAGTCCGAGGCGGCGTGCTAGGGTCTGAACAGTGCAGCTCAGCCGTGAATTGGGACCGGCTGGGGCTGCGGGTAACAGACCCGTAACGGCGATCAGGAAAGGCCCCTCACGTGGTAGCAGCCCGCCGCCCTCCCCGCCGCTGGACGCTCGCCGTCCTGCTGCTGGCGTTCATCCTGTTGGCCGCGGTCGGCAGCCTCACCCGCTTCTACACCGACCTGCTGTGGTTCAGGGAGGTCGACAAGACCGGCGTGTTCTGGGGCCAGCTCACCGCCAAGCTGACGCTCGGGATGCTGGCCGGCGTCGGCACGGCGCTGGTGATCGGCGCCAACCTCTGGCTCGTGGAGCGGCTCGCTCCCCGGTACGGTCTCGTCGTCGTCGGCCGTCCCCAGGTCGAGCGGTACCGCGCGATCCTCGCGCCGTACCTGCGACCGCTGCGGATCGGCGTGGCCGCGTTCCTGGGCCTGATCGTCGGGCTGCAGTCGGCCAGCGTCTGGCAGACGTTCCTGCTGTGGCGCAACGCGGTCGACTTCAACGACAAGGACGCGCAGTTCGGTCGCGACATCGGCTTCTACGTCTTCCAGCTGCCGTTCCTCCGTGCGGTCTTCGGGTGGCTGTTCACCACCCTCGTGCTCGCCACGCTGCTGTCGGCCGCCGGCCACTACCTGCTCGGCGGGATCCGGCCCCAGGCCGAGACCAACAAGATCGCGCCGCAGGTGCAGGCCCACCTGTCCATCCTCATCGGCCTGATCATCGCGCTCAAGGCCTGGGGGTACTACCTGGACCGGTTCGACCTGGTGTACTCGCCACGGGGGGTGGTGACCGGCGCCTCCTACACCGACGTCCACGCCCAGCTCCCGGCGCTGAGCTTCATGTTCTACGCAGCGATCATCTGCGCCGGGCTGTTCTTCTGGGGTGCGCGGAGCCGGGGCCTGACCTTCCCGGTCGCCGGGATCGTGCTCCTCGGCCTCACCTCCATCCTGGTCGGCGGGTTGTACCCGGGGATCGTCCAGCGGTTCAGCGTCGCCCCGCAGGAGCTCCGGCGGGAGCGGCCGTACATCGCGCGCAACATCGACGCCACCCGCAAGGCGTTCGGCCTCGACCAGGTCGAGACACAGTCGTTCGCCGCCTCAGCCGACCTGCGCCCGGCGGACCTGAAGGCCAACGAGAGCACCATCTCCAACATCCGCCTGTGGGACCCGGACGTGCTCAAGCCCGCGGTCAGGAACCTTCAGGCCATCGCGCCGTACTACACGTTCAGCGACGTGGACGTCGACCGCTACGTGGTCGACGACGCCAAGCGGCAAGTGATGATCTCGGCTCGGGAAGTCGACTCGAACCTGCTGTCGCCGTCGGCCAGGACCTGGCAGAACCTCCATCTCACCTACACCCACGGCTACGGGGTGGTCGCGACCCAGGTCAACACCTCGGTCAACCAGGGCCAGCCCGACTTCATCGTGTCCAACTTCGACCTCACGAACGCGAAGATCCCGGTCACGCAGCCGCGCATCTACTTCGGGGAGCCGCCTGAGAACGCCACCGAGTACGTGCTCGTGAAGACCAAGCAGGCCGAGGTCGGTGCTCCGACCGTCAGCGGCGCCACCACCAGGACTTCGAGCTACGCCGGCGAGGGTGGGATCCCCGCCTCCAACATGCTGCGCCGACTCGCGTTCGCCCTCCGCTTCCGCGAGTTCAACCTGCTGATCTCGGGAAACATCACCAGCGAGTCGCGCCTGATCTTCAACCGCGACGTGCGTGACCGGGTCGAGAAGGTAGCGCCGTTCCTGCAGTGGGACGGCGACGCCTACGCGGTGGTGGTCGACGGCAAGATCAAGTTCGTGCGCGACGGCTACACCACCACCGACAAGTACCCGTACTCGCAGCGGATCGACCTGGGCGAGGCGGCCCGGCGCGAGCTGGGCGCCCGCGGCGTCCAGGGGCGGGGCAACTACATCCGCAACTCGGTCAAGGCGGTGGTCGACGCCTACGACGGCTCGGTCACGCTCTACGCCTTCGACGACAAGGACCCGATCCTGCGTGCATGGCGCAAGGCGTTCCCGGACCTCTTCGCCCCCAGGTCCCAGATCACGCCGCCGCTCCAGCAGCATCTCCGCTACCCCGAGGACCTGTTCTCGATCCAGACCGAGCGGTACGCCTCCTACCACATCAGCCAGGCCGACGACTTCTACTCCAGGGAGGACTTCTGGGCGCTGCCGGACGA
This DNA window, taken from Actinomycetes bacterium, encodes the following:
- a CDS encoding PDZ domain-containing protein, which translates into the protein MRQRVTAGVGAVILVAVIFALNFYQLPVVALSPGPTEDVLSRIKVRGRTPVYESKGQLYLTSVGIDDNVRFYEALLDLANPDVQMLPRADLYPEGETTEEIDRRNAVDMDDSKLNATVVALRELGYKVNPSATQVVDVAKGAPAEGRLRAGDEIVRVDGRLVSSIADVQRAIGKHKPGERVRLLVRRGRAQVDVTVGTRASSEPPARPQVGVVLRDEFRRLPIDLTIDTENIGGPSAGLMFALSIMDKLTPNDLTAGRKIAGTGEISMEGEVGRIGAIQEKLIAAKRQGATIFLVPAGNCDEARRTAPAGLLLVRVATLDDALRFLRQEPADASALAC
- a CDS encoding zinc-dependent metalloprotease, whose amino-acid sequence is MSELPGEGADFFGRIPLFREFARLLAGGTGPVNWELARQVAVATAAGADALGGVPELPRPSQAPPPGERREWDERLRLAELWVDPATTLPGGGLALTARPVSRPDWAEAVLPTFAPLVEPGARRVSEAMGSGAVPGMPAEMGDVMGRVGSLLTGLQVGTLVGQLARLVLSQYDLSLPAADAGRVLVLPENVHEVEQASGVPVDQFRLWLAAHEVVRQRLSTEVPWMVDHLHTMIAEIARQTDPDPSGLMDRLQSLDLGRLENLQEVLEGDQGMLGPPSPALQAAIGRLEVLLSLTEGYTTVICGRALAGRLPALAAIEAVVDRRLADQEGAHALFAQLLRADPSQAAAVHGQRFCREVLAATDIEGLDRIWAHPDFLPTPEELIVPGRWLERSGLVGGAEIDLDAGLRALLEGESPSGPAPSGPAPSGPAPSGPAPSGPAPSGPAAPSDPAAPDEPPPDDPGGTGPDRPGAT
- a CDS encoding UPF0182 family protein: MVAARRPPRRWTLAVLLLAFILLAAVGSLTRFYTDLLWFREVDKTGVFWGQLTAKLTLGMLAGVGTALVIGANLWLVERLAPRYGLVVVGRPQVERYRAILAPYLRPLRIGVAAFLGLIVGLQSASVWQTFLLWRNAVDFNDKDAQFGRDIGFYVFQLPFLRAVFGWLFTTLVLATLLSAAGHYLLGGIRPQAETNKIAPQVQAHLSILIGLIIALKAWGYYLDRFDLVYSPRGVVTGASYTDVHAQLPALSFMFYAAIICAGLFFWGARSRGLTFPVAGIVLLGLTSILVGGLYPGIVQRFSVAPQELRRERPYIARNIDATRKAFGLDQVETQSFAASADLRPADLKANESTISNIRLWDPDVLKPAVRNLQAIAPYYTFSDVDVDRYVVDDAKRQVMISAREVDSNLLSPSARTWQNLHLTYTHGYGVVATQVNTSVNQGQPDFIVSNFDLTNAKIPVTQPRIYFGEPPENATEYVLVKTKQAEVGAPTVSGATTRTSSYAGEGGIPASNMLRRLAFALRFREFNLLISGNITSESRLIFNRDVRDRVEKVAPFLQWDGDAYAVVVDGKIKFVRDGYTTTDKYPYSQRIDLGEAARRELGARGVQGRGNYIRNSVKAVVDAYDGSVTLYAFDDKDPILRAWRKAFPDLFAPRSQITPPLQQHLRYPEDLFSIQTERYASYHISQADDFYSREDFWALPDDRSGQIRRDEGAGGLLAETRVKMRPYYLLTKLPGQKQSEEFILVMPFTPNGKENMIAYMAVTSDPEEYGKIKLFSLDRSKTVFGPTQVNARILANREVSSQVSLLNQQGSKVILGNLLIVPIEDSLLYVQPLFVQGSAANSIPLLTNVAVFYNNQVGYATTLTEAINQVVEGGGAPEPPGGTPPPRSGSASVQDLLTEADKEFKAAQEALKKGDLAGYQTHINRAGQLVQQALTASGSAPTTT